Proteins encoded in a region of the Leishmania donovani BPK282A1 complete genome, chromosome 14 genome:
- a CDS encoding kinesin K39, putative: MATKGAKAQYSVAPFRDSKLTFILKDSLGGNSKTFMIATVSPSALNYEETLSTLRYASRARDIVNVAQVNEDPRARRIRELEEQMEDMRQAMAGGDPAYVSELKKKLALLESEAQKRAADLQALEREREHNQVQERLLRATEAEKSELESRAAALQEEMAATRRQADEMQALNLRLKE; this comes from the coding sequence ATGGCGACGAAGGGTGCGAAGGCGCAGTACAGCGTTGCGCCGTTCCGCGACTCGAAGCTGACGTTCATCCTGAAGGACTCGCTTGGCGGGAACTCGAAGACGTTCATGATCGCGACTGTGAGCCCGAGCGCGCTGAACTACGAGGAGACGCTGAGCACGCTGCGGTAcgcgtcgcgcgcgcgcgacatTGTGAATGTTGCGCAGGTGAACGAGGAcccgcgcgcacggcggatccgcgagctggaggagcagatgGAGGACATGCGGCAGGCGATGGCTGGCGGCGACCCCGCGTACGTGTCGGAGCTGAAGAAGAAgcttgcgctgctggagtCGGAGGCGCAGAAGCGTGCGGCGGAcctgcaggcgctggagagggagcgggagCACAACCAGgtgcaggagcggctgctgcgcgcgacggaggcggagaagagcgagcTGGAGTcgcgtgcggctgcgctgcaggaggagatggccGCGACTCGACGGCAGGCGGACGAGATGCAGGCGCTGAACCTGCGGCTGAAGGAA